Genomic window (Xylanimonas protaetiae):
CGTGAGCGGGCGCCGCGTTCCGCGGCCCGTCGGCGGTGCGGCGCTCGCGGCCCAGGCGGGCGAGCCGGCGCGTCTGCCGCCAGCGCGAGAACCGGGTGCCCTGCTGCACCAGAGCACCGAGCAGCACCGCGAAGACGACGGCGATGGCCGCCCCCCAGACGGGGTGGTCGGCGATCCGGCCGCCGAGCGAGCCGAGCCCCGCGTAGACGGCGGCCCAGACGGCGCAGGCGACGACGTCGTACGCGACGAAGCGCCGCAGCGGGTAGCGGCCGAGGCCGAGGGCGATGATGACGGGCGCCCGACCGCCGGGCACGAGCCGCCCGGTGACGACGGCGCTGAACGCGTTGAGGTGGAGCTTGCGCTCAGCCTGGTGGACCCGCGCCGCGAACGCCCGCCGGTCGATCCACCCGCGGAGGCGTCGGGCGCCGAGCCGTGCCTCCAGCAGGAGGACGGTGTCGCCGAGCACGGAGGCGATCCATGCGATGAGGAAGATGACGAGGACGTCGGCCCGCGAGCCGTGGGCGAGGGCCGCGGCCCCGCTGACCATCTCTCCCGTCGGCAGGAACGGGATGGCCGACCCGACCGTGACGGCCACGAAGAGCAGCACGTGCCCGCCGACCAGATTCACCCCCAGATCGTAGGCAGCGCGCGAGCGTCGGCCGGCCCGCGGAGCGCTGGGTGACCGGCCCGCGCCCGGCGGCGTGGCTCCCGTCACGTTCCGTTCCCCGGTCCGGGGTTCTGCGCACGACGGAGGCGGGGCTACCCTTGCCGCGATGTCTTGACGTCGAGACATCGTCCCGAGGACGGAAGGACGCAGCAGGGTGGACCTGTT
Coding sequences:
- a CDS encoding DedA family protein, with the protein product MNLVGGHVLLFVAVTVGSAIPFLPTGEMVSGAAALAHGSRADVLVIFLIAWIASVLGDTVLLLEARLGARRLRGWIDRRAFAARVHQAERKLHLNAFSAVVTGRLVPGGRAPVIIALGLGRYPLRRFVAYDVVACAVWAAVYAGLGSLGGRIADHPVWGAAIAVVFAVLLGALVQQGTRFSRWRQTRRLARLGRERRTADGPRNAAPAHGSAQTR